From Alienimonas californiensis, a single genomic window includes:
- the cls gene encoding cardiolipin synthase gives MFDWLPVSGWLAAVVTVGGYLLTLVLVRWVLLLKKDSPASTVAWIMAIMLVPYFGGLLFLLFGVNRVNRRAELKAIGDARIDAVTPSLNEYRVFPSESHQEPDRTLMRLQTAVGRFPAVRGNRVEVLDDTNRTLGLIRREIEAATSSIHLEYYIWKPDRTGTALRDLLVRKAAEGVQVRFLYDGIGSVWLTRRWLRPLRDAGAKVASFLPGASFRERWSLNLRNHRKIVVVDGRVAFTGGMNVGDEYLGLARIGGWRQWFGGAANERRRWWRDTHLRIEGPGVLQLQQVFAEDWYFATGKVLGEQASDGAKGRQNLYPDSGSVGNAVVQCVPGGPGGRTPVGERAVPRGLPNLFFTAITGAKKTIDLTTGYFVPPLPIVQALEAAAWRGVRVRLLVPGVGGKPWTIFAGRSDYDILLRAGVEIHEYAAGTLHAKTLTVDGTWSLVGSANLDSRSFFLNFEVNLALFDDQTAERLVERFDADLKKATQITPEARAARAHWRVLAENFCRMFAPVF, from the coding sequence ATGTTCGACTGGCTCCCGGTGTCCGGCTGGCTGGCCGCGGTCGTGACCGTGGGGGGGTATTTGCTCACGCTGGTCCTCGTGCGGTGGGTGTTGCTGCTCAAGAAGGACAGCCCGGCCAGCACCGTCGCCTGGATCATGGCGATCATGCTGGTGCCGTACTTCGGCGGGCTGCTGTTCCTCCTGTTCGGGGTGAACCGGGTGAACCGCCGGGCGGAACTGAAGGCGATCGGCGACGCGCGCATCGACGCCGTCACCCCCTCGCTGAACGAGTACCGCGTCTTCCCGTCGGAGTCCCACCAGGAGCCGGACCGCACCCTGATGCGGCTGCAAACGGCGGTCGGCCGCTTCCCCGCCGTCCGGGGCAATCGCGTCGAGGTGCTGGACGACACGAATCGCACGCTTGGGCTGATTCGGCGGGAGATCGAAGCGGCGACCTCTTCCATTCACCTCGAATACTACATCTGGAAGCCGGACCGCACCGGCACGGCGTTGCGGGACCTGCTGGTGAGAAAGGCGGCCGAGGGCGTGCAGGTGCGGTTCCTGTACGACGGCATCGGCTCCGTCTGGCTGACCCGCCGCTGGCTCCGCCCGCTGCGGGACGCCGGGGCGAAGGTGGCCTCGTTCCTACCTGGCGCCAGCTTCCGAGAGCGGTGGAGCCTGAACCTCCGCAATCACCGCAAGATTGTGGTGGTCGACGGCCGGGTCGCCTTCACCGGGGGGATGAACGTCGGCGACGAGTACCTCGGGCTGGCCCGCATCGGCGGCTGGCGGCAGTGGTTCGGCGGGGCCGCCAACGAGCGCCGCCGCTGGTGGCGGGACACCCACCTGCGGATCGAGGGGCCGGGGGTCCTGCAACTCCAACAGGTATTCGCGGAGGACTGGTACTTCGCCACCGGCAAGGTGCTTGGGGAACAGGCCTCCGACGGGGCGAAAGGCCGGCAGAACCTCTATCCGGATTCCGGCAGCGTGGGGAATGCGGTCGTGCAGTGCGTGCCCGGCGGGCCGGGCGGCCGGACGCCGGTCGGGGAGCGGGCCGTGCCGCGGGGGCTGCCGAACCTGTTCTTCACGGCGATCACCGGGGCGAAGAAAACGATCGACCTGACGACCGGCTACTTCGTCCCGCCGCTGCCGATCGTGCAGGCGCTCGAAGCGGCGGCGTGGCGCGGCGTGCGGGTGCGATTGCTGGTGCCCGGGGTGGGCGGCAAACCTTGGACAATTTTCGCCGGCCGCAGCGACTACGACATCCTCCTGCGGGCCGGCGTGGAGATCCACGAATACGCCGCCGGCACCCTGCACGCCAAAACGCTGACCGTGGACGGCACCTGGAGTTTGGTCGGCAGCGCCAACCTCGACTCCCGCAGCTTCTTCCTGAACTTCGAGGTGAACCTCGCCCTCTTCGACGATCAGACCGCCGAACGGCTCGTGGAACGGTTCGACGCCGACCTGAAGAAGGCGACGCAGATCACCCCGGAGGCCCGCGCCGCCCGCGCCCACTGGCGGGTGCTGGCGGAGAATTTTTGTCGGATGTTCGCGCCGGTGTTTTAA
- a CDS encoding polysaccharide biosynthesis/export family protein codes for MPARPVDSPAASPAGRLIGRLGGRVALLLAAVLLAPGCQSLASGPFAACNIDAIPARRLPPGVLARPKEDLLETSKSRLRQRRQEVYTLAAGDVLGVYIEGILGDEDSVPPVNFPEDASIPPSIGFPVPVREDGTVSLPLIAPVSVTGSTLAQAEELVRRAYIDGNILRPEALSNTGIIVTLQRQREVRVLVIREEAGGVAKSAIGSDAPAKRGAGFLVDLKAGENDLLTALSATGGLPGTDAQNEVIIFKGGEDGGADFDARVAALRNRPNPCGCKPPLPDPYGPGAVRIPLRFFPENPPTFTEEDIVLEAGDIVYIPARDREKYYTGGVLGGGEYLLPRDYDLNILQAIATAKGAVGSSGTGVGGLSLTGGNRQPIFPPSQAIVIRQLPNDCGEIVIRVDLNRALTDPRERILIQPEDVIIVQFTLCEEIANTTVSLLPALLLRGAF; via the coding sequence ATGCCTGCTCGCCCCGTCGATTCGCCCGCAGCTTCGCCCGCCGGTCGTCTGATCGGACGGTTGGGCGGCCGCGTCGCCCTGCTGCTCGCGGCCGTCCTGCTGGCGCCGGGCTGCCAGAGCCTCGCCTCCGGCCCGTTCGCCGCCTGCAACATCGACGCGATCCCGGCCCGTCGCCTGCCCCCCGGGGTGCTGGCCCGGCCGAAGGAGGATCTGCTCGAAACCAGCAAATCCCGCCTGCGGCAACGTCGTCAGGAGGTCTACACCCTCGCCGCCGGCGACGTGCTGGGCGTGTATATCGAGGGCATCCTCGGCGACGAGGACAGCGTGCCGCCGGTGAACTTCCCCGAGGACGCCTCGATCCCGCCGTCGATCGGCTTCCCGGTGCCGGTGCGGGAGGATGGGACCGTCTCCCTGCCCCTGATCGCGCCGGTCTCCGTGACCGGCTCCACCCTCGCCCAGGCGGAGGAACTGGTTCGCCGGGCCTACATCGACGGCAACATCCTCCGCCCGGAGGCGCTGTCGAACACCGGCATCATCGTCACGCTCCAGCGGCAACGCGAAGTGCGGGTGCTGGTGATCCGGGAAGAGGCCGGCGGCGTGGCGAAGTCCGCCATCGGCTCGGACGCCCCCGCCAAACGCGGCGCCGGATTCCTCGTCGACCTGAAGGCCGGCGAGAACGATCTGCTGACCGCCCTGAGCGCCACCGGCGGCCTGCCGGGCACCGACGCCCAGAACGAGGTGATCATCTTCAAGGGCGGCGAGGACGGCGGCGCCGATTTCGACGCCCGCGTCGCCGCCCTCCGCAATCGTCCGAACCCCTGCGGGTGCAAACCGCCGCTGCCGGACCCCTACGGCCCCGGCGCCGTCCGCATCCCGCTGCGGTTCTTCCCGGAGAACCCGCCGACCTTCACGGAGGAGGACATCGTCCTCGAAGCCGGGGACATCGTGTACATCCCGGCCCGCGACCGCGAGAAGTATTACACCGGCGGCGTGCTGGGCGGGGGCGAATACCTGCTGCCCCGCGACTACGACCTGAACATCCTCCAGGCGATCGCCACCGCGAAGGGCGCCGTCGGCTCCAGCGGCACCGGCGTGGGCGGGCTGAGCCTGACCGGCGGCAACCGGCAGCCGATCTTCCCGCCCAGCCAGGCGATCGTCATTCGCCAGCTGCCCAACGACTGCGGCGAGATCGTGATCCGCGTCGACCTCAACCGGGCCCTGACCGACCCGCGGGAACGCATCCTGATTCAGCCAGAGGACGTAATCATCGTGCAGTTCACGCTCTGCGAAGAGATTGCGAACACGACCGTCTCCCTGCTCCCGGCCCTGCTGCTGCGGGGCGCCTTCTGA
- a CDS encoding 30S ribosomal protein S1, translating to MTPDPSTNPLDFSTAASGPTPPEKFEPTPPPGPTASGPSAPGGSGPGGSGAPPSGSTATPQQAAAAGTIAHTGVAAPKHAPPPPTALPTPPVSAAPQSSAPAGVAPAPGQVEAAAETVTHTGQSEEHGLSTAAKVGIAAAATAATAAAGAAVAAMASAFSSDDTDKATKESGDEEKATSADGEPPKVEEESPAPTPAAAAAPAATTAPLAARMKGVADSGETKPAAPQPNVPHVPKEGELGGEDLVKAETVPEPAAKAAPAPPSRSQGIAIPKSAELDKSFEEELAAGMSDDALSLQMNSGAKKAGAGGPNISGTDPATGKGPGQPIGGDEAATPAPMIGDEENIEPGTKLMGKVDSKTDSDIFVNLETSRLQGIIPRTDYPDGNGPPEGFSGAFYVDRVDVENGLIHLSSPRGRRKVTGDWDSVNVGQTVECSVTGTNKGGLQVQVGQLRGFMPASQIDIGFVSDMSQFVGQRIQARVIEVKPEKKNLVLSRAAVIKEERKGLEQELWETLKVGETRDGIVRAMKPYGAFVDIGGVDGFLHIGEISHNRIGHPSDVLSDGQKIQVKILKIDPESRKVGLGMKQLEKDPWRQLEESYPVGSTLKGKVTRCTEFGAFIEIEEGVEGLIHISELDHARVSRVSDVVRVNEEIEVKVLTVEPNRKRVSLSLKALKDKPASAAPRGGKGKKKDEEPELPAYERQRKGPLKGGTGGKNAGGLFGDPTEFGA from the coding sequence ATGACCCCCGACCCTTCGACCAACCCGCTCGATTTCTCCACGGCCGCCTCCGGGCCCACGCCGCCGGAGAAGTTCGAACCCACGCCCCCGCCCGGGCCAACCGCCTCCGGGCCCTCGGCGCCCGGCGGTTCCGGCCCCGGCGGCTCCGGCGCTCCCCCGTCGGGGTCGACGGCCACGCCGCAGCAGGCCGCCGCGGCGGGGACGATCGCCCACACCGGCGTCGCCGCTCCCAAGCACGCCCCGCCGCCCCCGACGGCGCTGCCGACCCCGCCGGTCTCCGCGGCGCCACAGTCTTCGGCGCCGGCGGGCGTCGCGCCGGCCCCCGGGCAGGTGGAAGCCGCCGCGGAAACCGTGACCCACACCGGTCAGTCGGAAGAGCACGGCCTCAGCACGGCGGCGAAGGTCGGCATCGCCGCCGCCGCCACCGCGGCGACGGCCGCCGCCGGAGCCGCGGTCGCCGCCATGGCCTCCGCTTTCTCCAGCGACGACACGGACAAGGCCACCAAAGAGAGCGGAGACGAGGAGAAGGCGACCTCCGCCGACGGGGAACCGCCGAAGGTCGAGGAGGAATCGCCCGCTCCGACCCCCGCCGCCGCCGCCGCTCCGGCCGCCACCACCGCCCCGCTGGCCGCCCGCATGAAGGGCGTCGCCGACTCCGGCGAGACGAAGCCGGCCGCCCCCCAGCCGAACGTCCCGCACGTTCCCAAAGAGGGCGAACTGGGCGGCGAGGACCTCGTGAAGGCGGAGACGGTGCCGGAACCCGCCGCCAAGGCCGCCCCGGCCCCGCCGTCGCGGTCGCAGGGCATCGCGATCCCGAAGTCTGCGGAGCTCGACAAGAGCTTCGAGGAGGAACTCGCCGCCGGGATGAGCGACGACGCCCTCTCCCTGCAGATGAACTCCGGCGCCAAGAAGGCCGGCGCCGGCGGCCCGAACATTTCCGGGACCGATCCCGCCACCGGCAAGGGCCCCGGCCAGCCGATCGGCGGCGACGAGGCCGCCACCCCGGCTCCGATGATCGGCGACGAGGAGAACATCGAGCCCGGCACCAAGCTGATGGGCAAGGTCGACTCCAAGACCGACAGCGACATCTTCGTCAATCTGGAGACCAGCCGCCTGCAGGGCATCATCCCCCGCACCGACTACCCGGACGGCAACGGCCCGCCGGAGGGCTTCAGCGGCGCCTTCTACGTCGATCGCGTCGACGTCGAGAACGGCCTGATCCACCTCAGCAGCCCCCGCGGTCGCCGCAAGGTGACCGGCGACTGGGACAGCGTGAACGTCGGCCAGACGGTCGAGTGCAGCGTGACCGGAACCAACAAGGGCGGCCTGCAGGTGCAGGTCGGCCAGTTGCGCGGCTTCATGCCCGCCAGCCAGATCGACATCGGCTTCGTCTCCGACATGAGCCAGTTCGTCGGCCAGCGGATCCAGGCCCGCGTGATCGAGGTCAAGCCGGAGAAGAAGAACCTCGTGCTCTCCCGGGCCGCCGTCATCAAGGAGGAGCGGAAGGGGCTCGAACAGGAGCTGTGGGAAACGCTCAAGGTCGGCGAAACCCGCGACGGCATCGTCCGGGCGATGAAGCCCTACGGCGCCTTCGTGGACATCGGCGGGGTGGACGGGTTCCTTCACATCGGCGAGATCTCCCACAACCGCATCGGGCACCCGTCCGACGTGTTGAGCGACGGCCAGAAGATCCAGGTCAAGATCCTGAAGATCGATCCCGAGAGCCGCAAAGTCGGCCTCGGCATGAAGCAGTTGGAGAAGGACCCCTGGCGTCAGCTCGAAGAGAGCTACCCGGTCGGCAGCACGCTGAAGGGGAAGGTCACCCGCTGCACGGAGTTCGGGGCCTTCATCGAGATCGAAGAAGGCGTCGAGGGCCTGATCCACATCTCGGAACTGGACCACGCGCGGGTCAGCCGGGTCTCCGACGTGGTGCGGGTCAACGAGGAGATCGAGGTGAAAGTCCTCACCGTCGAGCCGAACCGCAAACGGGTCTCCCTATCCCTGAAGGCCCTGAAGGACAAGCCGGCATCCGCCGCCCCTCGCGGCGGCAAGGGCAAGAAGAAGGACGAGGAGCCCGAACTGCCGGCCTACGAGCGCCAGCGGAAGGGCCCCCTGAAGGGCGGCACCGGCGGCAAGAACGCCGGCGGCCTGTTCGGCGACCCGACCGAGTTCGGCGCCTAA
- a CDS encoding DUF368 domain-containing protein gives MTTSPPSLSPGPGRPFEPKTDLAQFARGLLMGAADTVPGVSGGTVALVLGIYTRLVTAVSRVDLHLLSLLRRGRLREVWVYLDCRFLFWLLAGIGAGALTLASVTRTAMETQFTLTFALFTGLIAGSVLLVARLVGETGRTLTGWTPLRIGLLLAATAGAYWVVGLEALENPPIGPAYLFICGAIAICAMILPGISGAFLLLVLGGYHHVSGWAKRLTSGDVDATMLIEGICFGAGMVLGLALFSKLLRWLLATHGPATLAALTGAMLGSLRRLWPFVEPRPEGVTFKEWRPEPFLPSPADPETWLALSVAGAGFAAVLLLDWLGRARGEEPGEPTMAEDVQTVGRPLEEDG, from the coding sequence GTGACGACTTCCCCGCCGTCGCTTTCACCGGGGCCGGGACGCCCCTTCGAACCGAAAACCGACCTCGCCCAGTTCGCCCGGGGGCTGCTGATGGGCGCCGCCGACACCGTGCCCGGCGTCTCCGGCGGGACGGTCGCGCTGGTGCTGGGCATCTACACGCGGCTGGTGACGGCCGTCAGCCGGGTCGACCTGCACCTCTTATCCCTGCTGCGGCGGGGGCGGCTCCGGGAGGTGTGGGTCTATCTGGACTGCCGCTTCCTGTTCTGGCTGCTGGCGGGGATCGGCGCCGGGGCGCTCACGCTGGCGAGCGTCACTCGCACGGCGATGGAGACGCAGTTCACCCTCACCTTCGCCCTGTTCACGGGTCTGATCGCCGGCAGCGTGCTGCTGGTCGCCCGGCTGGTGGGCGAAACGGGCCGAACGCTGACCGGCTGGACCCCGTTGCGAATCGGCCTGCTCCTCGCCGCGACGGCGGGCGCGTATTGGGTCGTCGGTTTGGAGGCCTTAGAGAACCCGCCGATCGGGCCGGCGTACCTCTTCATCTGCGGGGCGATCGCGATTTGCGCGATGATCCTGCCCGGGATCAGCGGGGCGTTCCTGCTGTTGGTCCTCGGCGGCTACCACCACGTCAGCGGCTGGGCGAAGCGGCTGACAAGCGGCGACGTCGACGCGACGATGCTGATCGAGGGGATCTGCTTCGGGGCGGGGATGGTTCTGGGGCTGGCCCTGTTCTCGAAGCTGCTCCGCTGGCTGCTGGCGACGCACGGGCCGGCGACGCTCGCGGCGCTGACGGGGGCGATGCTCGGCTCGCTGCGGCGCCTGTGGCCGTTCGTCGAACCGCGGCCGGAGGGCGTGACGTTCAAAGAGTGGCGGCCGGAGCCGTTCCTCCCCTCCCCCGCCGATCCCGAAACGTGGCTGGCGCTGTCGGTCGCCGGGGCGGGCTTCGCCGCCGTGCTGCTGCTCGACTGGCTGGGCCGGGCACGGGGCGAGGAGCCGGGCGAACCGACGATGGCGGAGGACGTGCAGACGGTCGGCCGCCCTCTTGAAGAGGACGGCTAA
- the folP gene encoding dihydropteroate synthase, with protein sequence MSSPLPPSAVRWSFRDASGAAATFGPAPVPRLMGIVNVTPDSFSDGGRWATVDAAVEHALALADAGAAMLDVGGESTRPGAEPVGEEEERRRVVPVITALAERTAVPISIDTTKAAVAAAALDAGAGVVNDVSGLTHDPAMTPLCAQRGCGVVAMHMIGTPRTMQLNPRYDDVLAEVSAHLAMRLDELEEAGVKREAVLTDPGIGFGKTAAHNLALLRGVPTLKRLGRPVLIGHSRKGFLKALLGREVEERTAGTIGVSVALAGLGTDWLRVHDVAAVRDALAAWNAIAGAPRKL encoded by the coding sequence ATGTCCTCGCCCCTGCCTCCGTCCGCGGTCCGGTGGTCGTTTCGTGACGCCTCCGGTGCCGCGGCGACCTTCGGCCCCGCTCCCGTGCCGCGGCTGATGGGGATCGTCAACGTCACGCCGGACAGCTTCTCCGACGGCGGCCGCTGGGCCACGGTCGACGCCGCCGTCGAGCACGCTCTCGCGCTGGCCGACGCCGGGGCGGCGATGCTGGACGTCGGTGGGGAGTCCACCCGGCCCGGCGCCGAGCCGGTGGGAGAAGAGGAGGAACGCCGCCGCGTCGTCCCGGTGATCACGGCTCTGGCGGAGCGGACGGCCGTGCCGATCTCCATCGACACCACCAAGGCCGCCGTCGCCGCCGCCGCTCTCGACGCGGGCGCGGGAGTGGTGAACGACGTGTCCGGCCTCACCCACGATCCAGCGATGACGCCGCTGTGCGCCCAACGCGGGTGCGGGGTCGTGGCGATGCACATGATCGGCACGCCGCGGACGATGCAGCTCAATCCCCGCTACGACGACGTACTGGCGGAGGTCTCAGCCCACCTGGCGATGCGGCTGGACGAACTGGAGGAGGCCGGGGTGAAACGGGAGGCCGTGCTGACGGACCCGGGCATCGGCTTCGGCAAAACCGCCGCCCACAACCTCGCCCTGCTGCGGGGCGTGCCGACCCTGAAGCGGCTCGGCCGGCCGGTGCTGATCGGCCACAGCCGCAAGGGGTTCCTCAAGGCCCTGCTGGGCCGGGAGGTGGAGGAGCGCACCGCGGGCACGATCGGCGTCTCCGTGGCGCTGGCGGGGCTGGGGACCGACTGGCTGCGGGTGCACGACGTCGCCGCCGTGCGGGACGCCCTCGCCGCGTGGAACGCGATCGCCGGCGCTCCTCGCAAACTGTAA
- a CDS encoding adenosine kinase: protein MPLNVYGIGNALVDVQARVPDELLTRIGYEKGVMTLVDDSVQIRVLSELGEIDTFRCAGGSAANTILGVQQFGGKAAYAGKTAADDLGEFFLKDMREAGVLIEVPPAAEGHTGTCVVLITEDAERTMLTHLGVSAELGEADVVNRDLDAAEWIYVEGYLFGTPDNQAAARAAIREAKQAGVKVALTVSDPFLVNAFKADFLELIGGPVDLLFCNLEEARGLTGKESARDCADALAAFGPRIALTMGKEGSVLVDPLGLDHVPGVPVKAIDTTGAGDMYAAGMLYGITNGLEWEQAGRLGSLAAAKVVGQMGARLAQPISKSEIAAAIRN from the coding sequence ATGCCGCTGAACGTCTACGGTATCGGTAACGCCCTGGTCGACGTGCAGGCCCGGGTGCCGGACGAACTGCTGACCCGCATCGGCTACGAGAAGGGGGTGATGACGCTGGTGGACGACAGCGTGCAGATCCGCGTGCTGTCGGAACTGGGCGAGATCGACACCTTTCGCTGCGCCGGGGGCAGCGCCGCGAACACGATCCTCGGCGTCCAACAGTTCGGCGGCAAAGCCGCCTACGCCGGCAAAACGGCGGCGGACGACCTGGGCGAGTTCTTCCTGAAGGACATGCGGGAGGCCGGGGTCCTCATCGAGGTCCCGCCCGCCGCGGAGGGTCACACCGGCACTTGCGTGGTACTGATCACCGAGGACGCCGAACGCACAATGCTCACCCACCTGGGCGTCTCCGCCGAATTGGGCGAGGCGGACGTGGTGAACCGCGACCTGGACGCCGCGGAATGGATCTACGTCGAGGGCTACCTGTTCGGCACGCCGGACAATCAGGCCGCGGCCCGGGCGGCGATCCGCGAAGCGAAGCAGGCCGGGGTGAAGGTGGCCCTGACGGTCTCCGACCCGTTCCTCGTCAACGCCTTCAAGGCGGACTTCCTGGAACTAATCGGCGGCCCGGTCGACCTGCTGTTCTGTAACCTGGAGGAGGCCCGCGGGCTGACCGGCAAGGAATCCGCCCGTGACTGCGCCGACGCCCTCGCCGCCTTCGGGCCGCGGATTGCCCTGACGATGGGCAAGGAAGGCTCCGTGCTGGTCGATCCGCTGGGGCTCGATCACGTGCCGGGCGTGCCGGTAAAGGCGATCGACACCACCGGGGCCGGCGACATGTACGCCGCCGGGATGCTCTACGGCATCACGAACGGCCTGGAATGGGAGCAGGCCGGCCGGCTGGGTTCGCTGGCCGCGGCGAAGGTGGTCGGCCAGATGGGCGCCCGCCTCGCTCAGCCGATCTCGAAAAGCGAGATCGCCGCGGCGATTCGGAATTAG
- a CDS encoding isochorismatase family protein: protein MPAERDPADRPELPPEHPALLAPSAGRLIVVDLQAKLLPHVDGGDAVAARAALLIRGAHALGVEVRAAEQAPDKLGTTVEPIAAALAEAGAAPAAKTTFGAAAAVGLTEAISDRRHQAVLCGVETHVCVAQTALELMSAGYAVHVAADACGSRRTQDHEIALARLTAEGATVTSAEAVLFEWCCSAKHPAFAVLRDLVKSA, encoded by the coding sequence GTGCCTGCTGAACGCGATCCCGCCGACCGGCCGGAACTCCCGCCGGAGCACCCCGCCCTGCTGGCGCCGTCGGCGGGGCGACTGATCGTCGTCGATTTGCAGGCGAAACTCCTGCCGCACGTGGACGGCGGCGACGCCGTCGCGGCCCGGGCGGCGCTGTTGATTCGGGGCGCCCACGCTCTGGGGGTGGAGGTGCGGGCCGCCGAGCAGGCCCCCGACAAACTGGGCACCACCGTGGAGCCCATCGCCGCGGCGCTGGCCGAGGCGGGCGCCGCTCCCGCGGCCAAGACGACGTTCGGGGCGGCCGCGGCGGTCGGGCTGACGGAGGCGATCAGCGATCGGCGGCATCAGGCGGTGCTCTGCGGGGTCGAGACGCACGTCTGCGTCGCCCAGACGGCGTTGGAGTTGATGAGCGCCGGCTACGCGGTGCACGTCGCCGCGGACGCCTGCGGCAGCCGGCGGACGCAGGATCACGAGATCGCCCTCGCCCGGCTGACCGCCGAGGGCGCCACCGTCACCAGCGCCGAGGCCGTGCTGTTCGAATGGTGTTGCTCCGCGAAGCACCCGGCGTTCGCAGTCCTCCGCGACCTGGTGAAGTCGGCGTGA
- the ligA gene encoding NAD-dependent DNA ligase LigA, translated as MASNVPSAGLPFADDPPPSPSDPTADDPAADDPAAEVEALRRELRRHNRLYYVEAKPEIPDREYDRLMRRLIELEESFPELVAADSPSRRVGGEPIEGFVTVEHRTPMLSVENVYDETGLAEWDARVRKRLREQAAAEAKAAGVEPAEGEALPEPAVTYLLEYKIDGVALALIYERGLLARAVTRGDGSRGDDVTHNARTLGGVPLRLDASREDVPEECEVRGEAYIRNSDFAKLRAARQAAGDEVYANPRNLTAGSLKLLDPTLCAERKLRFLGHGTGYVTGGDAAAFGTHGAFLDRLREWGIAPTPQVRTAVDMAGLVAAIGEMVEAVPELDFEVDGIVVKVDSHAQRETLGLRSKSPRWAVAFKWEKWEAETTLTDVTFQVGKTGRVTPVAALEPVEIAGTTVSRASLHNRDEIERLDLRIGDRVVMEKAGKIIPHVVRVELEARTGAETPIRFPVDCPVCGSMLLREEGGVDFRCPNEACPGRLRGSIKYFASRKAMDVDGLGEKLIDALLTSGLVTSLPDLYRLKDRREELLALERMGETSVDNLLVGLEASKSRPLWRLLTSLNIRHVGNTVSRALANEFGTLDEIMRHDADSLAATEEIGGVIAASLSAWFADPANRATVEEFRALGLNLGSEAEKKPKAEAAGALGGKSVVVTGTLNRFKRDEIEELIRQHGGKASSSVSKRTDYLVAGTRAGSKLEKAEKAGVPVLTEDQFADLIGLPAGVAESPAADG; from the coding sequence TTGGCATCGAACGTCCCGTCCGCCGGCCTCCCCTTCGCCGACGACCCGCCCCCGTCTCCCAGCGACCCCACGGCCGATGATCCGGCCGCCGACGACCCTGCCGCGGAGGTCGAGGCGCTGCGAAGGGAACTGCGACGCCACAACCGGCTGTACTACGTCGAAGCGAAGCCGGAGATCCCGGACCGGGAGTACGACCGCCTGATGCGGCGGCTGATCGAACTGGAGGAGTCCTTCCCGGAGCTGGTCGCCGCGGACAGCCCGAGTCGGCGGGTGGGCGGGGAGCCGATCGAGGGATTCGTCACCGTCGAGCACCGCACGCCGATGCTCTCGGTGGAGAACGTCTACGACGAAACCGGGCTGGCCGAGTGGGACGCCCGCGTCCGCAAACGCCTGCGGGAACAGGCCGCCGCGGAGGCGAAAGCCGCCGGGGTCGAACCGGCCGAGGGCGAGGCGCTCCCGGAGCCGGCGGTGACCTATCTGCTGGAATACAAGATCGACGGCGTGGCCCTCGCCCTGATCTACGAACGCGGCCTGCTGGCCCGGGCCGTCACGCGGGGCGACGGTTCGCGGGGGGACGACGTGACCCACAACGCCCGCACGCTGGGCGGCGTGCCGCTGCGGCTGGACGCTTCCCGGGAGGACGTGCCGGAGGAGTGCGAGGTCCGCGGCGAGGCCTACATCCGCAACAGCGACTTCGCCAAACTGCGGGCCGCCCGTCAGGCCGCCGGGGACGAGGTCTACGCCAACCCGCGGAACCTCACGGCGGGTTCGCTGAAGCTGCTTGACCCGACGCTCTGTGCTGAGCGGAAGCTGCGGTTCCTCGGCCACGGGACCGGATACGTCACCGGCGGAGACGCCGCCGCCTTCGGCACGCACGGGGCGTTCCTCGACCGGCTCCGGGAGTGGGGCATCGCCCCCACCCCGCAGGTGCGGACCGCCGTAGACATGGCCGGCCTCGTCGCGGCGATCGGGGAGATGGTGGAGGCCGTCCCCGAGTTGGACTTCGAGGTCGACGGCATCGTCGTGAAGGTCGATTCGCACGCGCAACGGGAGACGCTGGGCCTGCGGTCGAAGTCGCCCCGCTGGGCGGTGGCCTTCAAGTGGGAGAAGTGGGAGGCCGAGACCACGCTGACGGACGTCACCTTCCAGGTGGGCAAAACCGGCCGCGTCACGCCCGTCGCGGCGCTGGAGCCGGTGGAGATCGCCGGCACCACCGTCTCCCGCGCCAGCCTGCACAACCGCGACGAGATCGAGCGCCTCGACTTGCGCATCGGCGACCGCGTCGTGATGGAGAAGGCGGGCAAAATCATTCCCCACGTCGTGCGGGTCGAACTGGAGGCCCGCACCGGAGCCGAAACGCCGATCCGCTTTCCGGTCGACTGCCCGGTCTGCGGTTCGATGCTGCTGCGGGAGGAGGGCGGCGTCGATTTCCGCTGCCCCAACGAAGCCTGTCCGGGCCGCCTGCGGGGCAGCATCAAATACTTCGCCAGCCGGAAGGCGATGGACGTGGACGGCCTGGGCGAGAAGCTGATCGACGCCCTGCTGACCAGCGGCCTCGTGACGAGCCTGCCGGACCTCTACCGCCTGAAAGACCGCCGCGAGGAGTTGCTCGCCCTGGAACGGATGGGCGAGACGAGCGTGGACAACCTGCTGGTGGGGTTGGAAGCGAGCAAATCGCGGCCGCTCTGGCGCTTGCTGACGAGCCTGAATATCCGGCACGTCGGCAACACGGTTTCGCGGGCGCTGGCGAACGAGTTCGGCACGCTGGACGAGATCATGCGGCACGACGCGGACAGCCTCGCCGCCACGGAGGAGATCGGCGGGGTGATTGCCGCCAGCCTGTCCGCCTGGTTCGCCGACCCGGCCAACCGGGCGACGGTCGAGGAATTCCGCGCCCTCGGCCTGAACCTCGGCAGCGAGGCCGAGAAGAAACCCAAAGCGGAGGCCGCGGGGGCGCTGGGCGGCAAAAGCGTCGTCGTCACCGGCACGCTGAACCGCTTCAAACGGGACGAGATCGAAGAGCTCATCCGGCAGCACGGCGGCAAGGCGAGTTCGTCCGTCAGCAAACGGACCGACTACCTCGTCGCCGGCACCCGGGCCGGTTCCAAGCTGGAAAAGGCGGAGAAGGCCGGCGTGCCGGTGCTGACCGAGGACCAATTCGCGGACCTGATCGGCCTGCCCGCCGGAGTCGCAGAGTCCCCCGCCGCGGACGGCTAG